A single Filimonas effusa DNA region contains:
- a CDS encoding vWA domain-containing protein — MKYIVSILLIATLMAFAGPGDPVVKGVIVTPTGVTINQVSVQIKGSKRVVTTDNLGAFSIKLKADTATLVFSGIGYETREIFVKRSDVLRVTMQPAEHKLEEVVVVGYATQKKMSYTGSVATIRGAAPGVMLSKSTHQNAYYQSAGFDTESYDAIAENSYHKTTDNPLSTFSIDVDAASYSNIRRYLSQGILPPAGSVRVEEMINYFSYQYPQPEGEHPFSVTTELASCPWNPKHQVAMIGLQGKKIAYDKLPASNIVFLIDVSGSMEADNKLPLVKSSLHLLTDQLRPEDKVAIVVYAGSAGLVLPATSGAEKMKIKSAINNLSAGGSTAGGAGIELAYKTARENFMAQGNNRVILCTDGDFNVGASSDAAMVSLIEKQRESGVFLTVLGYGMGNYKDSKMQQLADKGNGNHAYIDDITEAKKVLINEFGGTLFTIAKDVKLQVEFNPAKVQGYRLIGYENRILAKEDFNNDKKDAGDMGSGHSVTALYEIIPVGSEAPELDSVDKLRYQKVAQKAKGHFDGELLNVKLRYKQPDAAKSLLFEKTLQDKPVAFNNASENLRFAAAVASFGMQLSDSKYKGNFSYSQILSAAAAAKGKDEEHYRAEFLQLVKAASDIQEKKRSENVRVIY; from the coding sequence ATGAAATACATAGTATCCATTCTTCTGATAGCCACGTTAATGGCTTTTGCAGGTCCAGGTGATCCTGTGGTGAAAGGTGTTATAGTAACCCCTACGGGTGTAACCATCAATCAGGTCAGCGTTCAGATAAAAGGTTCCAAACGGGTGGTAACGACAGATAATCTGGGGGCTTTTTCTATTAAGCTCAAAGCCGATACGGCCACACTGGTGTTCTCCGGCATCGGATATGAAACCCGTGAAATTTTTGTAAAGAGATCAGATGTCTTACGTGTAACGATGCAGCCGGCAGAACATAAGCTGGAGGAGGTTGTTGTAGTAGGATATGCTACTCAAAAGAAGATGAGTTATACAGGCAGCGTTGCCACTATCAGGGGCGCTGCACCAGGCGTCATGTTAAGCAAGAGTACACATCAGAATGCATATTACCAGTCAGCCGGTTTCGATACAGAATCGTATGACGCCATAGCCGAGAATAGCTATCATAAGACCACCGATAACCCGCTCTCTACTTTTTCTATCGATGTTGATGCTGCCTCCTATAGCAATATACGCCGTTATCTTTCACAGGGGATACTGCCTCCCGCCGGGTCGGTTCGGGTAGAAGAAATGATTAATTATTTTTCCTATCAATATCCGCAGCCGGAAGGTGAACATCCTTTCAGCGTAACTACTGAATTAGCGTCCTGTCCCTGGAATCCTAAACACCAGGTTGCAATGATTGGCTTGCAGGGTAAAAAAATAGCCTACGACAAACTGCCTGCAAGTAATATCGTTTTCCTGATAGATGTAAGCGGCAGTATGGAAGCTGATAACAAACTGCCATTGGTGAAATCATCGCTGCACCTGCTTACCGATCAGTTACGTCCTGAAGATAAAGTTGCTATTGTGGTGTATGCCGGCAGCGCAGGACTGGTACTGCCTGCAACAAGCGGCGCGGAAAAAATGAAAATTAAATCGGCCATCAATAATCTTTCAGCAGGCGGCTCTACCGCAGGCGGGGCAGGTATTGAACTCGCTTATAAAACCGCGCGTGAAAACTTTATGGCCCAGGGTAATAACAGGGTGATCCTTTGTACCGATGGCGATTTCAACGTAGGCGCCAGCAGCGATGCCGCTATGGTTTCCCTCATCGAAAAACAAAGGGAAAGCGGCGTCTTCCTTACCGTATTGGGATACGGCATGGGCAATTACAAAGACAGTAAAATGCAGCAGCTGGCCGATAAAGGCAATGGCAACCATGCATACATCGACGATATTACCGAAGCCAAAAAAGTATTGATCAACGAGTTTGGCGGAACCTTATTCACAATCGCCAAAGATGTAAAACTACAGGTTGAATTTAATCCCGCTAAAGTACAGGGCTACCGCCTCATAGGTTATGAGAACAGGATCCTGGCTAAAGAAGATTTCAACAACGATAAAAAAGATGCAGGTGATATGGGCAGCGGTCATTCCGTTACCGCCTTATATGAGATCATCCCTGTGGGCAGCGAAGCGCCGGAGCTGGACAGCGTCGATAAACTCCGTTATCAGAAAGTGGCTCAGAAAGCCAAAGGCCATTTCGATGGAGAGCTGCTCAATGTAAAACTAAGATACAAGCAGCCTGATGCGGCTAAAAGCCTTCTGTTTGAAAAAACATTACAAGACAAGCCTGTTGCTTTCAACAACGCTTCCGAAAACCTTCGTTTCGCCGCAGCAGTAGCCTCATTTGGAATGCAGTTGTCCGATTCAAAGTACAAAGGCAATTTCTCTTACAGCCAGATCCTGTCTGCGGCGGCAGCGGCAAAGGGTAAAGATGAAGAACATTATCGCGCCGAATTCCTGCAACTGGTAAAAGCAGCTTCCGATATCCAGGAAAAGAAGAGATCGGAAAACGTACGCGTCATCTATTAA
- the xerD gene encoding site-specific tyrosine recombinase XerD, with protein sequence MWDAYKKGYKAYLQLERSLSDHSVEAYLHDIDKLTSYLQATANLKTPEELTLKDLQHFVKWVGELGMTPSSQSRIISGIRGFYKYCLVENITTTNPTTLLETPRLKRALPDVLSFEEIERIIAQLDLSKPDGGRNKAILETMYSCGLRVSEVINLKISQLFLDVEFIRVTGKGDKERLVPIGRSAIKYIKLYRETIRIHQQPQKGCEDILFLNRFGKGLSRIMIFYIIKDLAQKAGITKNISPHTFRHSFATHLVEGGADLRAVQEMLGHESITTTEIYTHLDRDYLRSTLNDFHPAYKG encoded by the coding sequence ATGTGGGATGCTTATAAAAAGGGCTACAAGGCTTATTTGCAGCTGGAACGGTCGCTCAGCGATCATTCTGTGGAAGCCTACCTGCACGATATCGATAAGCTTACCAGTTATCTCCAGGCAACTGCCAACCTGAAAACACCGGAAGAACTTACCCTGAAAGACCTTCAGCATTTTGTGAAATGGGTGGGGGAACTGGGAATGACGCCTTCTTCCCAATCGCGGATCATATCGGGCATCCGCGGTTTTTACAAGTATTGCCTGGTGGAAAACATCACCACCACCAACCCTACCACTTTACTGGAAACACCCAGGTTAAAACGCGCTTTACCCGATGTGCTTAGCTTCGAGGAAATAGAACGGATCATTGCGCAGCTCGACCTCAGCAAACCCGACGGAGGCCGTAATAAGGCGATCCTGGAAACGATGTACAGCTGCGGACTGCGGGTGAGTGAAGTGATCAACCTGAAGATCAGCCAGCTTTTTCTCGACGTGGAATTTATAAGGGTTACCGGTAAAGGCGATAAAGAGCGGCTGGTGCCGATAGGCCGTTCTGCCATAAAATATATTAAACTTTACAGGGAAACCATCCGTATTCATCAACAGCCGCAAAAGGGCTGTGAGGATATCTTATTCCTGAATCGTTTTGGCAAAGGGCTTTCCCGTATCATGATCTTTTACATCATCAAAGACCTGGCGCAGAAAGCGGGCATCACCAAGAACATTTCACCGCACACCTTCCGCCATTCTTTTGCCACCCACCTGGTGGAAGGAGGCGCCGACCTGCGTGCCGTACAGGAAATGCTGGGACATGAAAGCATTACCACCACAGAAATATACACCCACCTCGACAGGGACTACCTGAGATCTACCTTAAACGATTTTCATCCGGCATATAAAGGATAG
- the ggt gene encoding gamma-glutamyltransferase, which yields MRYLYTVVLLLACCIANCYGQTNAYNYKSVKQIRVKNGAVVSAHPLASAAGAEILKKGGNAVDAAIATQLALAVVYPNAGNLGGGGFMVLHSSKGEQVTYDYREMAPGRASRDMFIDTAGNADTSLSQSGHLASGVPGTVAGLFLSHKEHGRLPMAALIDPAIKLAEKGFVITGKEAAGLNALRDDFLKFNRVKPAFVKDGSWKAGDTLFQPHLAHTLQLIKEKGAAGFYEGETAQKIVDEMQHGKGIITLDDLKQYKAIKRSPVTFDYKGYKIVTMPLPSSGGIMLQQMLGILERYPLDKYGFDSPEAMQLMIEVERRVYADRAAFMGDPGFVKVPVTALTSPAYLAQRMSDYKPGKASESKNIHHGSPQQEHEETTHLSVVDNQGNAVAVTTTLNGSYGSRVVVGNAGFILNNEMDDFSAKPGVPNMYGLLGSEANAIAPYKRMLSSMTPTIVLHNGLPYLVAGTPGGSTIITSVLQTLVNVIDFGLSIHDAVNLPKFHHQWQPDLVYVEKGFSAETLYKLRGMGYHIYNRNGIGRTEVIRIKDGIIEAVADGRGEDSAAGY from the coding sequence ATGAGATATTTGTACACGGTCGTATTATTATTGGCTTGCTGTATAGCCAACTGCTATGGGCAAACCAATGCTTACAATTATAAAAGCGTAAAACAGATCCGTGTGAAGAACGGAGCGGTAGTAAGTGCGCACCCGCTGGCAAGCGCAGCAGGAGCAGAGATACTTAAGAAAGGCGGAAACGCGGTAGATGCAGCTATTGCTACACAACTGGCGCTGGCAGTAGTGTATCCCAATGCCGGCAATCTTGGTGGCGGCGGTTTTATGGTGTTACATAGCAGCAAGGGAGAACAGGTTACATACGATTACCGGGAAATGGCGCCGGGGCGTGCTTCACGGGATATGTTCATAGATACCGCGGGTAATGCCGATACAAGTTTGAGCCAGTCTGGTCATCTTGCTTCGGGGGTGCCGGGTACGGTAGCCGGACTTTTCCTGTCGCATAAAGAACATGGCCGTTTGCCTATGGCAGCATTGATAGACCCCGCTATAAAACTGGCTGAAAAGGGCTTCGTCATCACCGGTAAGGAAGCGGCAGGTTTAAATGCACTCCGCGATGACTTTCTGAAATTCAACCGTGTAAAACCTGCATTCGTAAAAGACGGCAGCTGGAAGGCCGGCGATACTCTTTTTCAGCCGCACCTGGCCCATACGCTTCAACTGATAAAGGAGAAAGGCGCCGCCGGTTTTTACGAAGGAGAAACGGCGCAGAAAATAGTGGATGAAATGCAGCATGGTAAAGGCATCATTACACTTGACGACTTGAAGCAGTATAAGGCCATAAAACGCTCACCGGTTACATTCGATTATAAAGGATATAAGATCGTAACAATGCCATTGCCCAGCAGTGGCGGCATTATGTTACAGCAAATGCTGGGAATACTGGAACGGTATCCGCTCGATAAATATGGTTTCGATTCTCCCGAAGCAATGCAGCTGATGATAGAAGTAGAGCGCCGTGTTTATGCAGACCGTGCAGCGTTTATGGGTGATCCCGGCTTTGTAAAGGTGCCGGTGACAGCGCTTACCAGCCCGGCATACCTGGCACAGCGGATGAGCGATTATAAGCCCGGCAAAGCAAGTGAAAGCAAAAACATACACCACGGCAGTCCGCAGCAGGAGCATGAAGAAACAACGCATTTGTCGGTGGTGGATAACCAAGGCAATGCAGTAGCAGTGACCACCACCTTAAACGGCTCTTATGGCAGCAGGGTAGTGGTAGGGAATGCGGGCTTTATCCTCAACAATGAAATGGACGATTTCAGCGCCAAGCCAGGAGTGCCTAATATGTACGGATTACTGGGGTCCGAAGCCAATGCCATTGCGCCGTATAAGCGTATGCTGAGCTCTATGACACCAACGATCGTACTCCATAACGGTTTGCCTTATCTTGTTGCCGGAACGCCGGGAGGTTCAACCATCATTACTTCGGTATTACAAACCCTGGTAAACGTGATCGATTTCGGTCTCAGCATACACGATGCTGTTAATCTGCCCAAGTTCCATCATCAATGGCAACCCGACCTGGTGTATGTTGAAAAAGGCTTTTCTGCAGAAACTTTGTACAAGCTCAGGGGAATGGGATATCATATCTACAACCGCAATGGCATAGGCAGAACAGAGGTTATCCGGATCAAAGACGGTATTATAGAAGCTGTAGCCGATGGCAGGGGAGAGGATAGTGCCGCCGGTTATTAA
- a CDS encoding YraN family protein, which produces MDYYKHSGGKRDTGSKRDTGARGETLAAAWLEARGYCIIERNWRYRRNEIDIIASRANRLHIIEVKTRTTPYFGLPEEHITHDKMNGLKHAAIAYQAQSKRWVYLQFDVLSICMYPQQPVEYYLIEDVFF; this is translated from the coding sequence TTGGATTATTACAAACATAGCGGCGGGAAGAGAGATACGGGAAGCAAAAGAGACACCGGGGCAAGAGGCGAAACGCTGGCCGCAGCCTGGCTTGAAGCAAGAGGATATTGCATTATAGAACGCAACTGGCGTTACAGACGCAATGAGATAGATATCATTGCCTCCAGGGCAAACCGCTTACATATCATAGAAGTTAAAACACGTACTACGCCTTATTTCGGACTACCGGAGGAACATATTACCCATGACAAAATGAATGGGCTTAAACATGCAGCCATTGCCTACCAGGCGCAATCGAAACGGTGGGTGTATCTGCAGTTTGACGTATTGTCTATCTGTATGTACCCGCAGCAGCCCGTTGAATATTATCTGATAGAAGATGTATTCTTCTGA
- a CDS encoding carboxypeptidase-like regulatory domain-containing protein, translated as MAKCLRMIAAHACSRHTSCLIHQNKMVVVPLLLLISLLLVSSLRAQQTTPVSRTLNLQLPNGKQHCVPCVILSETTKGACVVEGRVVNDLQQPVTSASVLVQELRKTARTDSLGYFCFRSDIPTDTLHITAHAGGYIGHEMIFVPKRQREIIVYLQREPLDRLPDVTVGGYYGGIIICRRPMFLIESPCLVNVNEPLTGKLPEIHFTPIVSVDHSDLRCIVY; from the coding sequence ATGGCAAAATGTTTAAGGATGATCGCAGCACATGCCTGTTCCCGGCACACCTCCTGCCTGATACACCAAAATAAAATGGTAGTAGTACCCCTGTTGCTGCTTATCTCTCTTCTACTGGTGAGCTCCCTGCGCGCGCAACAAACCACGCCGGTTAGCAGAACGCTAAACCTGCAGCTTCCCAACGGGAAACAACATTGTGTGCCATGCGTCATATTATCCGAAACAACGAAAGGAGCCTGTGTTGTCGAGGGCAGGGTAGTAAATGATCTGCAGCAGCCTGTTACAAGCGCTTCCGTGCTGGTGCAGGAATTGAGGAAAACTGCAAGAACCGATTCATTGGGCTATTTCTGTTTTCGTTCCGATATTCCAACCGATACGCTCCATATAACAGCACATGCCGGCGGTTATATCGGGCATGAAATGATATTTGTGCCAAAGCGGCAGAGAGAGATAATTGTTTACTTGCAGCGGGAACCTTTGGATCGCCTTCCCGATGTAACAGTGGGGGGCTATTATGGCGGCATTATAATCTGTAGAAGGCCCATGTTTCTTATAGAATCACCCTGTTTGGTTAACGTCAATGAACCATTGACGGGTAAACTGCCGGAAATTCATTTTACTCCCATTGTATCAGTAGATCATTCAGATCTCAGGTGTATCGTGTATTAA
- a CDS encoding carboxypeptidase-like regulatory domain-containing protein, whose protein sequence is MAEQQHHNYFTHTDIDRYLSGRMSAAEMHELERAALQDPFLADAIEGYRHTQAALSQQHLAQITGMLQQPAAPSMVVPINRRTFAPWMKIAAAVLAFAATGVLGWYFVQSPQKTGALDKPLAKTDHPVKVEVPPAISADSIKSTGPKLSGDAAVQADLKPAEAGIAPASGTNAKTPVAASKPAAVQVMPEAKESAALPPHNIRQEDAVIAAAAPLKASRLQDTIAHPAEAPAPANLATELSGRVAGLSVKSAARSNDLDEVVVTGYGTTRKKSVNASLAKISQTYTLQGKVVSEQGIPLANVAVRPGNGAPTVVTDQQGYFRIQSKDSAATVHLSSIGFNSSKAKLLAGTITSIQLEPSSQSLAGVVVKEMSTAKKEALLKDSTYPAGGWELFQEYVAKKLNRAIDTTGGDHYDGNLEIELEIIVENNGNPSEIKVIRSFDSKINDQAIEAVKNGPRWIANGKRKKARVIVKF, encoded by the coding sequence ATGGCTGAACAACAACACCATAATTATTTTACCCATACAGATATCGATAGATACCTGAGCGGACGTATGTCGGCTGCGGAAATGCATGAGCTTGAAAGAGCAGCTTTACAGGACCCTTTCCTGGCAGATGCCATTGAAGGATACCGGCATACCCAGGCGGCGCTTTCGCAGCAACACCTGGCACAGATAACCGGTATGCTGCAACAGCCTGCCGCACCTTCTATGGTGGTACCTATAAACCGGCGCACCTTTGCTCCCTGGATGAAAATAGCAGCAGCCGTGCTGGCATTTGCCGCCACGGGTGTACTAGGCTGGTATTTTGTACAATCGCCACAAAAAACGGGGGCCCTGGATAAACCTTTGGCAAAAACGGATCATCCTGTAAAGGTTGAAGTGCCTCCGGCTATTTCTGCAGACAGCATTAAATCAACTGGTCCAAAACTGTCCGGAGACGCTGCCGTACAAGCCGACCTAAAACCCGCTGAAGCAGGCATTGCCCCTGCAAGCGGCACCAACGCTAAAACGCCTGTTGCCGCCTCCAAACCGGCGGCAGTTCAGGTAATGCCTGAAGCCAAAGAATCTGCCGCTTTGCCACCGCATAATATACGCCAGGAGGATGCTGTGATAGCAGCGGCAGCGCCTTTAAAAGCTTCCAGGTTACAGGATACTATTGCCCACCCTGCCGAAGCGCCCGCCCCCGCCAACCTGGCAACGGAACTCTCAGGAAGGGTTGCCGGCCTAAGCGTAAAATCTGCTGCAAGATCGAATGACCTTGATGAGGTAGTTGTTACCGGTTATGGCACTACCCGCAAGAAATCGGTAAACGCTTCATTAGCCAAAATATCCCAAACTTATACCTTACAGGGTAAAGTCGTTAGCGAACAAGGCATACCGCTCGCCAATGTAGCCGTACGACCTGGCAATGGCGCGCCCACCGTTGTAACCGATCAGCAGGGATATTTCCGGATTCAGTCGAAAGACTCTGCCGCTACAGTGCATCTGTCATCGATAGGTTTTAATTCTTCAAAGGCAAAATTGCTGGCAGGCACTATTACCTCCATTCAATTAGAGCCTTCTTCACAATCTTTGGCAGGAGTGGTTGTAAAAGAAATGTCCACGGCCAAAAAAGAGGCGTTGCTTAAAGACAGCACTTACCCTGCAGGCGGCTGGGAATTGTTCCAGGAGTATGTAGCCAAAAAACTGAACAGGGCCATTGATACTACCGGGGGAGATCATTACGACGGGAACCTCGAAATAGAACTCGAAATCATCGTCGAAAACAACGGCAATCCCAGTGAAATAAAGGTGATCCGCTCATTCGACAGCAAGATCAATGACCAAGCTATAGAAGCCGTTAAAAACGGGCCGCGCTGGATAGCCAATGGCAAAAGGAAAAAAGCGCGCGTGATCGTAAAATTCTAA
- a CDS encoding exo-beta-N-acetylmuramidase NamZ family protein, which yields MRLPVFILCVFLPLFLVPAIAVEAKPMFAPKPAVVIPGADQVSLYLPLLKGKRVGMVVNPTSTIGNKSSVDSLHALGVDIRAIFGPEHGFRGNASNGAKVKDETDPATGIPVISLYGKKSKPSEEDMAKIDILIYDIQDVGCRFFTYINTLRNVMESCAASGKELLILDRPNPNDFVDGPILDMNLKSGIGQFPIPITHGMTVGEFAGMINGEGWMKDKQQCKIKVIKVKNYTHGMDYTLPVNASPNLNTPQSVLLYPSLCLFEGTIISQGRGTYMPFTVLGAPALKGKYSFHFTPKSIPGMSEDPLHKNEDCYGLDLRKYNTAPLRKAGKVNIAWMIELYKAYPFKEKFFDGTQSKAMGDINKLVGTTAFKAQIIAGKSESEIRKSWEPGLSQYKQLRKKYLLYQE from the coding sequence ATGCGTCTGCCTGTTTTTATACTTTGCGTGTTCCTGCCGCTTTTCCTGGTTCCTGCGATAGCAGTAGAAGCCAAACCAATGTTTGCTCCCAAACCCGCCGTTGTCATTCCGGGGGCCGACCAGGTGAGCCTTTACCTGCCGCTTCTAAAGGGTAAACGGGTTGGAATGGTTGTAAATCCAACATCCACTATCGGCAACAAATCGAGCGTCGACAGCCTTCATGCCCTGGGGGTAGATATCCGCGCCATTTTTGGCCCCGAACATGGCTTCAGGGGCAATGCCAGCAACGGCGCAAAAGTGAAAGACGAAACAGATCCCGCTACAGGCATCCCCGTCATTTCGCTCTACGGCAAAAAATCGAAACCGTCTGAAGAAGATATGGCTAAAATAGATATCCTGATCTACGATATCCAGGATGTAGGATGCCGCTTCTTTACCTATATCAATACGCTCCGGAATGTAATGGAAAGCTGCGCCGCCTCCGGCAAAGAACTGCTGATCCTGGACCGACCCAATCCCAACGACTTTGTAGATGGTCCCATCCTCGACATGAACCTCAAATCAGGTATAGGCCAGTTTCCCATCCCTATTACACACGGCATGACGGTAGGCGAATTTGCCGGAATGATCAACGGCGAAGGATGGATGAAAGATAAACAACAATGTAAAATAAAGGTGATCAAGGTGAAGAACTATACACATGGCATGGACTATACCTTACCTGTAAATGCATCGCCCAACCTCAATACACCTCAGTCGGTATTATTATACCCTTCCCTTTGTTTATTCGAAGGAACGATCATCAGCCAGGGCCGCGGCACTTACATGCCCTTTACCGTATTGGGAGCGCCTGCGCTAAAAGGCAAGTACAGCTTTCATTTCACTCCTAAAAGCATCCCCGGCATGTCCGAAGATCCATTGCATAAAAATGAGGACTGTTACGGCCTTGATCTGCGGAAATACAATACAGCTCCCTTACGCAAAGCCGGAAAAGTGAACATCGCCTGGATGATCGAATTATACAAGGCTTATCCCTTTAAAGAAAAATTCTTCGATGGCACCCAAAGCAAAGCTATGGGCGATATCAACAAACTTGTTGGAACCACGGCTTTCAAAGCCCAGATCATCGCCGGCAAATCGGAATCCGAGATCCGGAAAAGCTGGGAGCCCGGCCTCAGTCAATACAAACAATTACGCAAAAAATACCTGTTATATCAAGAGTAA
- a CDS encoding YkgJ family cysteine cluster protein has protein sequence MQPVNLRAFKKQANLHKTTFRRFLGRIESQPPRFLDKLAEELDPQVWQEVDCLSCANCCKTMSPTFTPTDIKRIADHLNTTPEQFKDKWLEFDKKDGDWMNKKQPCQFLDLKTNKCDIYEVRPADCAGFPHLRKKRMADYLHVHKQNVEYCPATFRLVEKMREQLSFSQGKWTITKP, from the coding sequence ATGCAGCCAGTCAATCTCCGCGCTTTTAAGAAGCAAGCTAACTTGCATAAAACAACCTTCCGCCGCTTTTTGGGACGGATAGAAAGTCAGCCTCCCCGCTTCCTCGACAAGCTTGCCGAGGAGCTCGACCCGCAGGTGTGGCAGGAAGTGGATTGCCTGAGTTGCGCCAACTGTTGCAAAACCATGAGCCCTACCTTTACGCCAACCGATATCAAACGTATTGCCGATCACCTCAATACCACCCCGGAACAGTTTAAAGATAAATGGCTGGAGTTCGATAAGAAAGATGGCGACTGGATGAACAAAAAACAACCCTGCCAGTTCCTCGACCTCAAAACAAATAAATGTGATATCTACGAGGTAAGGCCGGCCGACTGCGCAGGATTCCCGCATCTCCGCAAGAAGAGAATGGCCGATTATCTTCATGTGCATAAACAAAACGTAGAATACTGCCCGGCAACTTTCCGGCTGGTAGAAAAGATGAGAGAACAGCTTTCCTTCTCCCAGGGGAAATGGACTATTACAAAGCCTTAG
- a CDS encoding RNA polymerase sigma factor produces MATVRHMATASFRSDEELLTAFRDTGEQDVLATLYLRYTDLVYGTCLKYLKDAEASKDAVMNIYQELVRKLPLHEVDNFKGWLYVLTKNHCLMQLRKEKSNIMVPLESNFMQSEDFSHLDNVLDREQNFKKLENCLERLPSNQQQAVRLFYLESKCYNEITAATGNDWNKVRSLIQNGRRNLKICMESNG; encoded by the coding sequence ATGGCAACAGTGAGACATATGGCAACGGCCTCGTTCCGCAGTGATGAGGAGCTTTTGACGGCCTTCCGCGATACCGGGGAACAGGACGTGCTGGCTACACTGTATTTGCGCTACACCGACCTGGTTTACGGTACCTGCCTGAAATACCTCAAAGATGCCGAAGCCTCAAAAGACGCAGTCATGAATATTTACCAGGAACTGGTGAGGAAACTGCCGCTTCATGAAGTAGATAACTTTAAGGGCTGGCTTTACGTACTTACTAAGAATCATTGTCTTATGCAATTGCGTAAAGAGAAATCGAATATTATGGTTCCGCTGGAGTCTAATTTTATGCAATCGGAAGACTTTTCGCATCTGGATAACGTGCTGGATCGCGAGCAGAACTTTAAAAAGCTCGAGAATTGCCTGGAACGTTTACCATCGAACCAACAACAGGCAGTACGGCTTTTTTACCTCGAAAGCAAGTGCTATAACGAAATCACAGCGGCTACCGGCAACGACTGGAATAAAGTACGCAGTCTGATCCAGAACGGACGAAGGAACCTGAAAATTTGTATGGAATCAAATGGCTGA
- a CDS encoding UxaA family hydrolase, whose product MKEFVKINAKDNVIIALKGFAKGDKVVVDGKEIVLQNDVERGHKIALNDITSGQDIIKYGYPIGYATTDIHTGEHVHVQNVRTKLGDVFDYVYEPRFSELTHPQRNLTFQGFRRKNGDVGIRNEIWIVPTVGCVNGIAEQIIREFKAEVGDTSGVEGIEVFKHNYGCSQLGDDHENTRHILSDIALHPNTGGVLVLGLGCENNKIDEFKEGLGPIDESRIKFLSTQKVQDEVSDAVALLKEIYAEASKDKREAVPLSELKVGLKCGGSDGLSGITANPLVGYFSDFLISQGGTTVLTEVPEMFGAETILMNRCVNHDVFEKTVHLINDFKQYFIDLKQPIYENPSPGNKAGGISTLEDKSLGCTQKGGVATVVDVLKYGERLKVKGLNLLSAPGNDLVSTTALGSSGAHMVLFTTGRGTPFGSFIPTLKIATNSELAAKKPHWIDYNAGPLAEDKSFDQGLEELLDKIIRVASGEKANHEKAGFREIAIFKSGVTL is encoded by the coding sequence TCCTGCAAAACGATGTTGAGCGTGGCCACAAGATTGCCCTGAATGATATTACATCGGGACAAGACATCATCAAATATGGCTACCCTATCGGGTATGCTACCACCGATATTCACACGGGAGAGCATGTGCACGTGCAGAATGTAAGAACTAAACTTGGAGATGTATTTGATTACGTTTATGAGCCCAGGTTCAGTGAACTTACACATCCGCAACGCAACCTTACCTTCCAGGGTTTCCGCCGTAAGAATGGCGACGTAGGGATCCGTAACGAAATATGGATCGTTCCTACCGTAGGTTGTGTGAACGGTATTGCTGAACAGATCATCCGTGAATTCAAAGCTGAGGTTGGTGATACCAGCGGCGTTGAAGGTATTGAAGTGTTCAAACACAACTATGGCTGTTCGCAGCTGGGCGACGACCATGAAAATACAAGACATATCCTTTCCGATATTGCCCTGCACCCTAACACCGGTGGGGTACTGGTATTAGGTCTGGGTTGCGAAAACAACAAGATCGATGAGTTCAAAGAAGGCTTAGGCCCTATCGACGAGTCAAGGATCAAGTTTCTTTCTACCCAGAAAGTACAGGATGAAGTTTCTGATGCAGTAGCCTTACTGAAGGAGATCTATGCCGAAGCCAGCAAAGACAAACGCGAAGCAGTTCCTTTATCGGAACTGAAAGTTGGTTTGAAATGCGGTGGCTCCGATGGCTTATCGGGTATCACGGCAAACCCGCTGGTAGGTTATTTCTCCGACTTCCTGATCAGCCAGGGTGGCACTACCGTATTAACGGAAGTTCCTGAAATGTTCGGTGCTGAAACCATCCTGATGAACCGTTGCGTGAATCACGATGTATTTGAAAAAACAGTACACCTGATCAACGATTTCAAACAATACTTCATAGACCTGAAACAACCTATTTACGAAAACCCTTCACCTGGTAACAAAGCGGGCGGTATTTCCACACTGGAAGATAAATCGCTTGGTTGTACCCAGAAAGGTGGCGTAGCTACTGTTGTTGACGTATTGAAATATGGCGAAAGACTGAAAGTAAAAGGTCTGAACCTGTTAAGCGCTCCTGGTAACGACCTGGTATCTACAACAGCATTGGGCTCTTCAGGCGCTCATATGGTACTGTTCACTACCGGCCGTGGTACGCCGTTCGGAAGCTTTATTCCTACATTGAAAATTGCGACCAACTCAGAGCTGGCGGCGAAGAAACCACACTGGATCGATTACAATGCAGGTCCTTTAGCTGAAGACAAGTCGTTCGACCAGGGTCTTGAAGAATTACTTGACAAAATCATCCGTGTAGCCAGCGGCGAAAAAGCCAATCACGAGAAAGCTGGTTTCAGGGAGATCGCGATATTCAAAAGCGGTGTAACGCTTTAA